The sequence ATTTCCTATTCAGCAGCGCTCTGCTACAGTTCATCACGAACGTACTTTTCTAAGCAAAGTTGACAACAGCGTACAATATTATAGCATTGCTCCTGCTTTAGGAACCGGACCAAAAGCCTTGGTTTTATCGGTTCACGGCGCTTCTGTAGAAGCCAGAAATCAGTCGCGTGCTTATAAACAAAAAGATTGGGCAACTATCGTTGCGGCAACAAACCGTCGCCCTTTTGGATTCAACTGGGAAGACTGGGGAAGAATCGACGCTTTGGAAGTTTTGGAAGAAGCCAAAAAAGTATTCCAAACAATTCCCGAACAAACCTATTTAACAGGTCATTCTATGGGTGGCCACGGAACTTGGTTTTTAGGAACTACATATCCTGGAAAATTTGCTGCAATTGCGCCATGTGCTTCTTATCCTGATATTTCGACTTACGGATTTGACAAAGGAGATGAAATGCATGACATGTTCAAAGCTTATGAACCTATCAAACGTTCTGCAAATTCGGGACGTGTAAAAAGTCTTGTCCAAAATTTAAAACAAGACGGAGTGTATATTCTTCATGGCGACGCCGATTCGACTGTTCCGATTTCACAAGTGCGCGAAATGCGTCAGATTTTGGGAACTTTTCATCCAAATTTTTGCTATTACGAATATCCTGGTGGCGAACATTGGTACGGCGATCATTCTGTAGATTGGTTCCCGATTTTTGAATTTTTCAAACGCCAAACCATTCCAGCAAATAAAAATGTGAAAGAAATTGATTTCTATACGGCAACTCCAGCAGTTTCTTCAACAGATTATTGGATCAAATTGCAACAACAAATTCGTGCCTTTGATTTTTCAAATATTAATGCCAAAATTGACAAAGAAACAATTACTGTTAAAACTAAAAATGCTTCAATACTAGAATTGGATTTGCCTTCATTGGAAATAAACAAAGAAATCACAATCAACATTGACGATCAAATTCTGAAAACTGCTTCAGACAAAAAAGCCATTTTAGCTTTAAAAAATAGCAAATGGGCATTAATCAACGAAATTAATACTGTCGAAAAATATGCTGCACGTCAAGGCGGTTTTAAATTTGCTTTTGACAATAATGTTGTTTTTGTTTATGCGACAGGCGGTTCTGCTTTGGAAAAAGAATGGTACCAAAACAGAGCGCGATTTGATGCAGAAACTTTTTATTACAGAGGAAACGGAAGCATCGATGTTATTACAGATAAAGAATTTTCATTGGAAAAATACAAAGACAGAAATGTGATTATCTACGGAAATGCTTCGAACAATACCGCATGGAAATTGTTGCTGAAAAATTCTCCAATCCAAATTGACAATCAGCAAGTAAAAATTGACAACAAAATATTAAAAGGAGATGATTTGGCCGCATATTTTGTTGTACCAAGATCCGACAGCAAAACCGCAATGGTTGGCGTTGTTTCTGGAACTTCTGAAAAAGGAATGAAAGCGACTTGGGCTAACAATTACATTTCAGGAATTACAGGCTTTCCTGACGTAATGATTTTCAAAACCGACTTGCTCTTAAATGGTTTGCCAGATATGAAAGTAACCGGTTTCTTTGATAACGATTGGTCTGCCAAAACTTTAGAGTTTTTCTAATTAGAATAAAAAAATAAATTTAGAATAAGCAGTTGCGTTAATTTTACTAATACGATTTAGTATTTCAATAAAAACACTTATTTTTAGCAAAAAAAGGCAGAGAATCAAACTGATAGCGGTATTCTCACAGAAAAAGCAATCTTTTTGAAATTGTGCTATTTACAACCAAAAAACAAACTACTTTCTGATTGAATTCAGTCAGATTAAATAAACAAAGACATGACAAATCGTAGAAATTTTTTAAAAACAACTGCAATCGCATCGGCTGCTGTTGTATTGAATTCTTTCACCGGAAATGCGGAAGAACTTAAAGAGGAACAAAATGAACTTCCAGAAGGAAAAGTTAGAAAACCAATAGTACTTTCAACTTGGCGTTTTGGCCTTCAGGCAAATGAAGCGGCATGGGAAATATTAAAAAACGGCGGTCGAGCTTTAGATGCCGTAGAAGCTGGCGTAAAAGTTCCAGAAGCTGATCCAAAAGAAAGAAGCGTTGGTTACGGCGGAAGACCAGATCGTGACGGACGCGTGACTTTAGATGCCTGCATCATGGACGAAATGTCTAATATTGGTTCTGTAGGTTGTCTTGAACATATTAAACATCCAATATCTGTAGCTCGTGCCGTAATGGAAAAAACGCCTCACGTGATGCTGGTTGGCGATGGAGCGCTTCAATTTGCTTTGTCGCAAGGTTTTCAAAAAGAAAATTTATTAGTTCCCGATTCTGAAAGAGAATGGAAAGAATGGCTAAAAACTTCAGAATATAAGCCAATTGCCAATATCGAAAATCATGATACGATTGGAATGATCGCTTTGGATGCAGCCGGAAATCTTTCGGGTGCATGTACAACAAGCGGAATGGCTTTCAAAATGCACGGCCGTCTTGGAGATTCTCCTATTATTGGTGCCGGTTTATATGTAGATAACGAAATTGGTGCAGCAACGGCAACCGGACATGGAGAAGAAGTAATTCGAATTGCGGGATGCCATTTGGTTGTAGAATTGATGCGTCAGGGAAGATCTCCTCAAAAAGCTTGTGAAGAAGCCGTTCAACGCGTAGTAAAACTGATGAAAAACAGAAACAAAAATCTAAAAGATATTCAGGTAGGCTTTATTGCTTTGAACAAAAAAGGAGATTACGGTTCGTATTGCGTACAGAGTGGTTTTAACTATGCTGTTTATGACGAAACTGGAAACCGATTAATTGATCCTGATTTTTACATTAAGTAATCAAATCGGCAACATCAATAAAGACTTAACCAAAAACAAAATGAAAAATAAATTCAAATTATTATATACTGCATTTGTCTTGGCGGGTTCACTTTCTGTTCACGCGCAAGGCGATTTCAGTATGGAAGCAAATAAATCAGAAGAAGCTGGTTATGTATGGACAAAAGACCCGCAAGTAAAAGCCAATCTTGACAAATGGCAAGGCTATAAATTTGGAGTTCTAATCCACATGGGACTTTACACGCAATTGGGAACGGTTGAATCTTGGGGATTAGCTCCTGAAGATTGGGTAACTAGAGATGGTTACGATGATTACTTCAAATATGCTACTGATTACAGAAATACAAAATTCAAATTAAATCCAACTAATTTGAATTCTGAAAAATGGGCTAAAATGTTCAAAAATGCAGGAGCAAAATACATGATTTTTACTTCGAAGCATCATGACGGATTTTGTATGTACGATTCAAAATTTACCGATTTTAAAATCACAAATCCAGAATTGCCTTATGCGAAAAATCCAAAAGCTGATGTATTAAAAGATGTTTTAGATGCTTCAAGAAAAGAAGGACTGGCTGTTGGTGTTTATTTCTCAAAACCAGACTGGACTACTGAAAATTTCTGGTGGTCGTATTATCCGCCAAAAGATAGAAATCCGACGTATGATATCAAAAAATTTCCAGATCGGTGGAAAAGCTATGTTCAGTACACTCAAAATCAGTTGAATGAATTAACTACCAATTACGGAAAAGTAGATATTCTTTGGCTTGATGGATGCTGGGTTCGACCACTTTCAACAATAAATAAAAAGGTTGAAGAATTTTGCAAATATCCATACGATATGGATATCGACATGAAACATATTGCCGAAACTGCCCGTAAAAAACAACCGGGAATGCTTGTTGTAGATCGTTGGGTTCCGAGCGAATATGAGAATTATTTGACTCCAGAACAAAAAACTCCAGAAAAACCATTGACAGTGCCTTGGGAAAGTTGTATTACGCTGGGTGGTGCTTGGGGCTGGGTGCCAAATGATCATTACAAATCATCAAAAGAAGTTATTCAGCTGATGACTAATATTGTGGTAAAAGGCGGCAATTTATTATTAGGAGTTGGACCCGATGCTAAAGGAGAATTTGACCCAAAAATCGAAACTACTTTGGCTAATGTCGGAAAATGGCTTTCTGCAAATGGAGAAGCGATTTATGATACCAAACCTGCCGCTCCTTATTTAGACGGAAAAGTGGGTTATACACAAAAAGGAAATGCGATTTACGGAATTTATATGCCGGCGAAAGATGAAAAAGAATTGCCAGCAGAAATTACCATCAAAACGAATTTAAAAAATCCGAAAGTTGTTTTATTGGCTAGCAAACAAAAATTGAGCAGCAAAAAAACTACTGACGGAATTATTATCAGTATTCCGCAAAAACTTAGAACTTCTTTGGTAAATTCGGAGGCGGTTGTCTTTAAAGTAAATTAAAGAAACTCTAAAAAAACGACACAACATTACTGACCAATAAACCACAATTAAAAAATGGAAAAACAGTTATTAACGCTTTTTGGTTGTTTTGCTTTTGTATCGATGACGGCTCAAAAGGTAAGCGCTCCCGCTCCTTATGGAGCTTTGCCGACCGAAGCACATTTGCAGTGGCAGGAATTAGAACAATATGTTTTGGTTCATTTTACGCCAACCACTTTTCAAAATAAAGAATGGGGTTACGGAGATGCCGACCCTAAAATCTTCAATCCCTCGAAATTTGATGCGAATCAAATTGTGAATGCAGCCAAAGCAGGTGGTTTCAAAGGCGTAATCCTGGTAGCCAAACACCATGACGGATTCTGTTTATGGCCTACAAAAACTACAGATTATAATATCAGTAAAAGCCCTTTTCGAAATGGCAAAGGCGATATGGTTAAAGAGTTTCAAGTTGCTGCAAATAGTGCTGGAATGAAATTTGGCCTTTATTGCTCGCCTTGGGACCGAAACAATGAGTATTATGGAACGCCAGAATATGTAACAAAATTCCGTGAACAATTAACCGAATTGTATTCGAATTATGGAAAATTATTCATCACTTGGTTTGATGGAGCCAATGGTGGAGACGGGTATTATGGAGGAAAAAGAGAAAAACGAAATATTGATCGCACAACCTACTACGGCTGGGACACTACCTGGGGAATTTCAAAAAAACTACAACCGGGTGCTGTGATTTTTGCCGACAATGGCGATGTACGCTGGGTAGGAAATGAACAAGGTTTTGCAGCTGAAACGTCTTGGGCAACCTTTACACCAGAACCAAATGCAGGAAAATTAGTTGCTGCTCCGGGCGAAACCAATTCCGATAAAGCTCCAGAAGGAACGCGAAACGGAAAATTCTGGAAGCCCGCTGAATGTGATGTTCCGCTAAGAAATGGCTGGTTTTATCACACTACCGATGACAATCATGTAAAATCGGTTTCTGAGTTATTTGAGATTTATTTGAAATCTGTTGGAAGAGGCGCTTGTCTGGATTTGGGAATTTCACCTACTACAGAAGGTTTATTGCATCCAAATGACGTTAAGGCATTGAAAGATTTTGGAGATTTTCTAAGAAAATTGTTTGCCGATAATCTTGCCCAATCAGCTGTGATCAAAGCTTCGGAAATTAGAGGTGAAAATGAAATATTCTTCGGAATCAAAAATCTTACCGACAATGATCGTTACACGTATTGGGCAACCAATGACGAAGTAAAAAAAGCATGGCTAACTTTAGAATGGAGCAAAGAACAAACTTTTAATATCATCCGTCTAAGAGAAAACATCAAACTAGGCCAACGTATTGAAAAAGTCGAATTTGATGCTTTCTTTAATGGAAAATGGAAAAAAGTCGGAGAAGCAACTAGTATTGGCGCAAATCGTTTGGTTCGTTTACCGAATTACATTTCAACTTCAAAATTGAGAATTCGTATTGAAGAATCTCCAGTTTGTATCACTTTAAGCGACATTGGGGTCTTTAGAGAACCGGAACAATTGGCACTTCCAAAAATTAAAAGAGACAAAGACGGAAACGTTTCTATAACCACAGACACTCCTGTACATCAAATTCATTACACAATTGATGGAACTGAGCCTACGCTGCAATCTCCATTGTACGATAGTGCATTTTCATTTTTATCATCCGGCGATATCAAAGCCAAATCTTTTGGAACAGATTTGAAATCAGGCGAAACAGCAATTCAATCCTTCAATGTCTGCAAAAAAGACTGGAAAATAGTTAGCGTTACTTTTGAAAATGAGCAAAAGGAAAAAGCAGCAAATGCTATTGATGATAATGCCACAACTTTCTGGAGTACAACGGAAAATACATCCTTAACACCTTTCCCACAATCCATTGGAATAGATATGGGACAAGAAATGGAAATTTCATCTTTATCGTATTTGCCTCGTCAGAATGGTACAGGCGGTATTGTAAAAAATTACCAGTGGGTAGTAAGTACGGATGGCACAAGCTGGAAAACAGTTGCTGAGGGCGAATTTTCGAATATCAAAAGCAATCCTGTCGAGCAGATTATTACTTTAAAAACTTCGGCGAAAGCGAGATTTATTAAATTTATTGGCAAGAGCAGTGAAGATGGAAATTATATTTCAGTTGCTGAATTGGGAGTAAAAACCGTGAAATAAATATTCCTTTTAAGCTATAAAAAAGAGATTGTCTCAATTCAAGCTTCAGCGAAGCGAAATATTTATAGCAAAGGAATATTGCTTACAACGTAAAGCTCCGGAGGAGCGACATATTTAAGACTGTAGAAAAAATATGTCGCTCCTCCGGAGCTTTTTTCATTTGTCTCATTGTATTCTACAAATATTTCACCCCACTGGGGTTTATACTAAATTTCATCAATATTCCATCCAACAAAAAAAGCGTCTGAAATTAATCAGACGCTTTTTTCTTTATTCCTGAATCACTCTTAATGTTGTTCCGTTTACAAAATCATCATGCGACATAAAGAAACTGTTCAAACTTTTTCCATTTAACTGAATTTCCTTAATTTTTCCATCTTCATTCATTTCGCGCTCAATTACAATCTTTTCTCGCTTGTAATATTTTGGATCCAACTGAATCGTTATTTTATCAAACATAGGCGTTGTAATGGTATAAATTGGATCTCCAGGCGTTATCGGATAAAATCCCATCATTGAATAGACCAGCCAAGCCGACATTGTTCCTGTATCATCATTTCCTGGAAGTCCATTTGGTAAATTTTTAAAATGTTCTCTCACTAATTTCCGCACCAGTTCTTGGCTCTTATATTCCTCTCCTTTTATGTAATTAAACAAATAGGGATAAGCAATGTCTGGCTCGTTTGCCATATCAAATTGTTTGGTATCAAAAACTTTTTGCAATTGTTCAGAAAAAGGTTTGTCACCGCCCATTAATTTAATATATCCCCTAATATCATGTTGCACCATAAAGGCATATTGCCAAGCATTGCCCTCAACAAAGCCAACATTTGCCTGAAAATTGGCACCTGCCTCAGGATCAAAAGGTTCATACCATTTTCCGTTAGCTAATCTTGGTCGAAGCAATTTCAAATCTTTGTCAAATAATTTTTGGTACGATAATGAACGTTTTGCAAAACGCTTATAATCTTCTTTTTCACCTAAAGCTTTTGCTAAAAGTGAAATTGCATAATCTGACATATTATATTCTTGTGTTGTAGAAACTGGACCTGAATAATTAGTTGACAAATATCCTTTTTCCAAATATTCCTTAAGTCCAGGACGCAACGGATTATTTTCAACTTGATCTGCACCTTTTAACATGGCATAGTAAGCCTTATAAATGTCAAAATCCTGAATTCCTTTTAAGCAAGCATCAACTATAACAATACTTGCCGGATCTCCTACCATGGTAAATGTTTCTGTCGAATTCAATTCCCATTTTGGCAACCAGCCGTTTTCATCATACATTTCCAGCATGCTTTTTATCATATCCGATTGTTGCTTGGGATAAACCAAAGACATTAATGGATGCATGTTTCTGTAGGTATCCCATAAAGAAAACACTGTATAACGTGTTCCTTCCGTTTTACCAATCTCACTTCTTTTTATTTCTGGATATTGACCATTACTATCGTTTAAAATATTCGGATGAATTAAAGTATGATATAATGCGGTGTAAAAAATAACTTTGTCTTGATAGGAACCTCCTTCGACCAAAATTTTTGAAAGCTCCTTGTTCCACTCCTCGTAAGTTTCTTTGTAAATAGAATCAAATGACTTATTTCCAGTTTCTTTTTCTAAATTTTCGCGCGCATTTTCGATACTTACATACGAAACTCCAATTTTAACCTCAACGGTTTCTTTTTTATCAAACTGATAAGAAAAATACGTTCCAATACTGTCTCCAACAACCGTTTTGATGGTGTTTTTCATTATTCGAGTTTTGCCGTTGTAACCCATCCATTGTGCTTCTACGCCCTCATATTTTCGTGTTTTTTTCCAAACGCCGTAATTATTAGCAGGTTTTGAAAATTTTGCTACAAAATATACCGGATAAGCATCTTCAGGACTGTTGTAGCAAAATGAGCCCACAGAACGCATTCCTTCAATTTCTGTTGAAGAAACCACTTTTATCATCGCGCCTTCTTCATTTGTTAATCCCAAACCGAGATTCAGCAAAATATTAGATTGCCCTTTAGGGAAAGTAAATTTGCTTACGCCTACCCTTTTTGATGCTGTAAATTCGCCTTTGACTTTATATTTGTCAATATCTACACCATAATAAGCTGTTTTGGCTACTTCATTGGAATAAGTTGATCCATATTTTAAATGATTAGTCTCTACAGCTCCAGTTGTTGGCATCAACAAAATCACACCCAAATCTGGACAGCCTACACCGCTCAAATTGACTTGGCTAAATCCTGTCAGAAATGTATTTTCATTTACATACGGATTAGACAGCCACTGACTATCTTTTTCCAAAGGTTTGTTTTTAGTCCCTGCAACGTTAAACGGACTTATACTGGCCATGCCACGTGGCGCAATAGGCCCTGGGAAAGTAGCTCCATAATTTGAAGTCCCAATTAATGGATTCACAAATTCTGCTGGTTGTTGCGCAGAAACTGTAATACCAAAAAGCAGTATGTTGATAAAACATACTGCTCGTAAAATTCGCTTTTTTCTTAATATCATATTATTTGTTAATCGCTTCAATTTTTAAAGTCCATGCTTCTTTTGAAGGAAGGTTCTTTCTGAGA comes from Flavobacterium sp. KACC 22761 and encodes:
- a CDS encoding prolyl oligopeptidase family serine peptidase — translated: MKKELLIFLIALSTNLTAQTKTTGNVVEYFGKEKIETTAEGSVLHQFTEGYFLPADKKSGTLFNGQDPVAWQYATGKFVNPNKQKGDWQTIKVDSVGVFSGKDLRSAFLFTEYNSPKEQIVLLETTGGTRTYINGMPHEGDHYDFGYTLIPFKLRKGTNEFVYTKGRFGRVKSKIIVLSKNIQFTKRDLTLPDVINGEKDEKWASARVINATEKDLKDLKITAKLSSGETASYNTDAIMPMFVRKVKFKVPAAKKEFSGELKLELTLIDKSGKILDKTEFPIQQRSATVHHERTFLSKVDNSVQYYSIAPALGTGPKALVLSVHGASVEARNQSRAYKQKDWATIVAATNRRPFGFNWEDWGRIDALEVLEEAKKVFQTIPEQTYLTGHSMGGHGTWFLGTTYPGKFAAIAPCASYPDISTYGFDKGDEMHDMFKAYEPIKRSANSGRVKSLVQNLKQDGVYILHGDADSTVPISQVREMRQILGTFHPNFCYYEYPGGEHWYGDHSVDWFPIFEFFKRQTIPANKNVKEIDFYTATPAVSSTDYWIKLQQQIRAFDFSNINAKIDKETITVKTKNASILELDLPSLEINKEITINIDDQILKTASDKKAILALKNSKWALINEINTVEKYAARQGGFKFAFDNNVVFVYATGGSALEKEWYQNRARFDAETFYYRGNGSIDVITDKEFSLEKYKDRNVIIYGNASNNTAWKLLLKNSPIQIDNQQVKIDNKILKGDDLAAYFVVPRSDSKTAMVGVVSGTSEKGMKATWANNYISGITGFPDVMIFKTDLLLNGLPDMKVTGFFDNDWSAKTLEFF
- a CDS encoding N(4)-(beta-N-acetylglucosaminyl)-L-asparaginase is translated as MTNRRNFLKTTAIASAAVVLNSFTGNAEELKEEQNELPEGKVRKPIVLSTWRFGLQANEAAWEILKNGGRALDAVEAGVKVPEADPKERSVGYGGRPDRDGRVTLDACIMDEMSNIGSVGCLEHIKHPISVARAVMEKTPHVMLVGDGALQFALSQGFQKENLLVPDSEREWKEWLKTSEYKPIANIENHDTIGMIALDAAGNLSGACTTSGMAFKMHGRLGDSPIIGAGLYVDNEIGAATATGHGEEVIRIAGCHLVVELMRQGRSPQKACEEAVQRVVKLMKNRNKNLKDIQVGFIALNKKGDYGSYCVQSGFNYAVYDETGNRLIDPDFYIK
- a CDS encoding alpha-L-fucosidase is translated as MKNKFKLLYTAFVLAGSLSVHAQGDFSMEANKSEEAGYVWTKDPQVKANLDKWQGYKFGVLIHMGLYTQLGTVESWGLAPEDWVTRDGYDDYFKYATDYRNTKFKLNPTNLNSEKWAKMFKNAGAKYMIFTSKHHDGFCMYDSKFTDFKITNPELPYAKNPKADVLKDVLDASRKEGLAVGVYFSKPDWTTENFWWSYYPPKDRNPTYDIKKFPDRWKSYVQYTQNQLNELTTNYGKVDILWLDGCWVRPLSTINKKVEEFCKYPYDMDIDMKHIAETARKKQPGMLVVDRWVPSEYENYLTPEQKTPEKPLTVPWESCITLGGAWGWVPNDHYKSSKEVIQLMTNIVVKGGNLLLGVGPDAKGEFDPKIETTLANVGKWLSANGEAIYDTKPAAPYLDGKVGYTQKGNAIYGIYMPAKDEKELPAEITIKTNLKNPKVVLLASKQKLSSKKTTDGIIISIPQKLRTSLVNSEAVVFKVN
- a CDS encoding alpha-L-fucosidase, encoding MEKQLLTLFGCFAFVSMTAQKVSAPAPYGALPTEAHLQWQELEQYVLVHFTPTTFQNKEWGYGDADPKIFNPSKFDANQIVNAAKAGGFKGVILVAKHHDGFCLWPTKTTDYNISKSPFRNGKGDMVKEFQVAANSAGMKFGLYCSPWDRNNEYYGTPEYVTKFREQLTELYSNYGKLFITWFDGANGGDGYYGGKREKRNIDRTTYYGWDTTWGISKKLQPGAVIFADNGDVRWVGNEQGFAAETSWATFTPEPNAGKLVAAPGETNSDKAPEGTRNGKFWKPAECDVPLRNGWFYHTTDDNHVKSVSELFEIYLKSVGRGACLDLGISPTTEGLLHPNDVKALKDFGDFLRKLFADNLAQSAVIKASEIRGENEIFFGIKNLTDNDRYTYWATNDEVKKAWLTLEWSKEQTFNIIRLRENIKLGQRIEKVEFDAFFNGKWKKVGEATSIGANRLVRLPNYISTSKLRIRIEESPVCITLSDIGVFREPEQLALPKIKRDKDGNVSITTDTPVHQIHYTIDGTEPTLQSPLYDSAFSFLSSGDIKAKSFGTDLKSGETAIQSFNVCKKDWKIVSVTFENEQKEKAANAIDDNATTFWSTTENTSLTPFPQSIGIDMGQEMEISSLSYLPRQNGTGGIVKNYQWVVSTDGTSWKTVAEGEFSNIKSNPVEQIITLKTSAKARFIKFIGKSSEDGNYISVAELGVKTVK
- a CDS encoding GH92 family glycosyl hydrolase codes for the protein MILRKKRILRAVCFINILLFGITVSAQQPAEFVNPLIGTSNYGATFPGPIAPRGMASISPFNVAGTKNKPLEKDSQWLSNPYVNENTFLTGFSQVNLSGVGCPDLGVILLMPTTGAVETNHLKYGSTYSNEVAKTAYYGVDIDKYKVKGEFTASKRVGVSKFTFPKGQSNILLNLGLGLTNEEGAMIKVVSSTEIEGMRSVGSFCYNSPEDAYPVYFVAKFSKPANNYGVWKKTRKYEGVEAQWMGYNGKTRIMKNTIKTVVGDSIGTYFSYQFDKKETVEVKIGVSYVSIENARENLEKETGNKSFDSIYKETYEEWNKELSKILVEGGSYQDKVIFYTALYHTLIHPNILNDSNGQYPEIKRSEIGKTEGTRYTVFSLWDTYRNMHPLMSLVYPKQQSDMIKSMLEMYDENGWLPKWELNSTETFTMVGDPASIVIVDACLKGIQDFDIYKAYYAMLKGADQVENNPLRPGLKEYLEKGYLSTNYSGPVSTTQEYNMSDYAISLLAKALGEKEDYKRFAKRSLSYQKLFDKDLKLLRPRLANGKWYEPFDPEAGANFQANVGFVEGNAWQYAFMVQHDIRGYIKLMGGDKPFSEQLQKVFDTKQFDMANEPDIAYPYLFNYIKGEEYKSQELVRKLVREHFKNLPNGLPGNDDTGTMSAWLVYSMMGFYPITPGDPIYTITTPMFDKITIQLDPKYYKREKIVIEREMNEDGKIKEIQLNGKSLNSFFMSHDDFVNGTTLRVIQE